A single Nitrosospira multiformis ATCC 25196 DNA region contains:
- the thiC gene encoding phosphomethylpyrimidine synthase ThiC, with translation MNATVSSAVQSSLPFSGKTAQVDEGTVKPLPRSQKTYLSGSRPDIRVPMREISQSDTPASMGAEKNPPIYVYDTSGPYTDPAIKIDIRAGLAPLREKWIDERGDTEILSGPASIYGRQRLNDPRLAELRFDLKRSPRRARAGANVTQMHYARGGIVTPEMEFIAIRENQRCEHLADQQREMLARQHPGQDFGAFLPRHITPEFVRDEVARGRAIIPANINHPESEPMIIGRNFLVKINANIGNSALSSSIQEEVEKMTWAIRWGGDTVMDLSTGKNIHETREWIIRNSPVPIGTVPIYQALEKVNGKAEDLTWEIFRDTLIEQAEQGVDYFTIHAGVRLAYVPMTAKRLTGIVSRGGSIMAKWCLAHHKESFLYTQFEEICEIMKAYDVSFSLGDGLRPGSIYDANDEAQFAELKTLGELTQIAWKHDVQVMIEGPGHVPMHLIKENMDMQLKYCAEAPFYTLGPLTTDIAPGYDHITSAIGAAMIGWYGTAMLCYVTPKEHLGLPDKDDVKDGIITYKIAAHAADLAKGHPGAQLRDNALSKARFEFRWEDQFNLGLDPDKARQFHDETLPQEGAKLAHFCSMCGPHFCSMKITQDVRDFAASKGVSDQEALEKGMEEKASEFVARGTEIYSKV, from the coding sequence ATGAATGCAACAGTTTCAAGCGCGGTCCAAAGTTCGCTGCCTTTTTCGGGCAAGACTGCGCAAGTTGACGAAGGCACGGTCAAACCTCTGCCCCGGTCACAAAAAACCTACCTGAGCGGTTCCCGCCCGGATATCCGGGTTCCCATGCGTGAAATCAGCCAGTCCGATACGCCCGCCAGCATGGGAGCGGAAAAAAATCCGCCCATTTATGTCTATGATACTTCCGGTCCTTATACCGACCCGGCAATCAAAATTGACATTCGCGCCGGCTTGGCGCCGCTGCGCGAAAAGTGGATAGATGAGCGCGGAGATACGGAGATCCTCTCGGGTCCTGCCTCCATCTATGGCAGGCAACGTCTGAACGATCCGCGTCTCGCCGAACTGCGCTTTGACTTGAAACGCAGTCCCCGCCGCGCCAGAGCTGGAGCAAACGTGACACAAATGCATTATGCCCGAGGCGGCATCGTCACCCCGGAAATGGAATTCATTGCCATACGGGAGAATCAGCGGTGCGAGCATTTGGCCGATCAACAGCGGGAAATGCTTGCGCGCCAACACCCGGGCCAGGATTTCGGCGCGTTTCTGCCGCGCCACATCACGCCGGAGTTCGTACGCGACGAGGTCGCCAGGGGACGCGCAATCATTCCCGCCAACATCAATCATCCCGAATCCGAACCCATGATCATCGGGCGCAACTTTCTGGTGAAAATCAACGCAAATATCGGTAATTCGGCACTAAGCTCAAGTATCCAGGAAGAAGTGGAAAAGATGACATGGGCGATACGCTGGGGAGGGGATACCGTAATGGATCTCTCCACGGGAAAAAACATTCATGAAACGCGCGAATGGATCATACGCAACAGTCCCGTTCCCATCGGCACGGTGCCGATCTACCAGGCCCTGGAAAAAGTAAATGGCAAGGCCGAAGATCTGACCTGGGAAATTTTTCGCGATACCCTGATAGAGCAGGCTGAACAGGGGGTGGACTATTTCACCATTCATGCCGGCGTACGGCTCGCCTATGTTCCGATGACCGCAAAACGGCTCACCGGTATCGTTTCCCGCGGCGGATCGATCATGGCGAAGTGGTGCCTTGCCCACCACAAAGAGAGTTTCCTGTATACGCAATTCGAGGAAATCTGCGAAATCATGAAGGCTTACGATGTGAGCTTCTCCCTCGGCGACGGATTGCGGCCCGGTTCAATATACGATGCGAATGATGAAGCGCAGTTTGCGGAGCTGAAAACCCTCGGTGAACTGACGCAGATTGCCTGGAAGCATGATGTGCAGGTGATGATCGAAGGCCCCGGCCATGTTCCCATGCATCTCATCAAGGAGAACATGGATATGCAGCTGAAATACTGCGCCGAAGCCCCGTTCTATACGTTGGGGCCGCTCACTACCGACATCGCTCCCGGGTACGATCATATTACCTCTGCCATCGGCGCTGCCATGATCGGCTGGTACGGTACCGCGATGTTATGTTATGTGACCCCCAAGGAGCATCTCGGCCTGCCGGACAAGGATGACGTCAAGGATGGCATCATCACCTATAAAATCGCTGCCCATGCCGCAGACCTGGCAAAAGGACACCCCGGCGCCCAATTACGCGACAATGCTCTATCCAAAGCGCGCTTCGAGTTTCGCTGGGAAGATCAGTTCAACCTTGGCCTCGATCCCGACAAGGCAAGGCAATTCCATGATGAAACTCTGCCGCAGGAAGGCGCGAAGCTCGCCCATTTCTGTTCGATGTGCGGTCCGCATTTCTGCTCAATGAAAATCACACAGGATGTACGCGACTTTGCGGCAAGCAAAGGTGTCAGCGACCAAGAGGCCCTGGAAAAAGGCATGGAAGAAAAAGCGAGTGAATTTGTAGCAAGGGGAACCGAGATTTACAGCAAGGTGTAA
- a CDS encoding protein-L-isoaspartate O-methyltransferase family protein produces the protein MDLEQSRYNMVEQQIRTWEVLDQEVLQLLFELRREEFVPAAYRSLAFVDMEIPLGYGEVMLAPKVEARILQELRINNTDRILEVGSGSGYLTALLAKKGKFVHSVEIVPELAAMAEKNLRNHQIANVLIENGDAARGWGQHGPYDVIVLTGSTPVLPEGFQKSLKTGGRLFAVVGDPPVMQALLVTCVAQEENGRGGAYSTVGLFETCIAPLRNAKQPARFTF, from the coding sequence ATGGATCTCGAACAAAGCCGGTATAACATGGTGGAGCAGCAAATTCGCACGTGGGAAGTGCTGGATCAGGAGGTTCTCCAACTATTGTTCGAGCTGCGGCGCGAGGAATTTGTCCCGGCAGCTTACCGTTCACTTGCATTCGTCGATATGGAAATTCCGCTGGGATACGGCGAGGTAATGCTTGCCCCCAAGGTTGAGGCGCGGATTCTGCAGGAGTTGAGAATCAATAATACTGACAGAATTCTGGAGGTAGGGAGCGGCAGTGGCTACCTGACTGCGCTGCTTGCTAAAAAGGGGAAGTTTGTCCATAGCGTGGAGATTGTGCCGGAACTGGCAGCCATGGCCGAAAAAAACCTGCGGAACCACCAGATTGCCAACGTTCTGATAGAAAATGGCGATGCTGCCCGCGGCTGGGGCCAGCACGGTCCCTATGACGTTATCGTCCTGACCGGATCCACTCCGGTGCTGCCGGAGGGATTTCAGAAAAGCCTTAAAACCGGCGGGCGTCTCTTTGCTGTAGTGGGCGATCCACCGGTAATGCAGGCTCTTCTGGTTACTTGCGTGGCCCAGGAGGAAAACGGGCGCGGGGGCGCGTATAGCACGGTCGGCCTGTTCGAAACCTGTATTGCGCCACTCAGAAATGCGAAGCAGCCGGCAAGATTTACATTCTGA